The Denticeps clupeoides chromosome 1, fDenClu1.1, whole genome shotgun sequence genome segment TTCAAACCCGCAAGGATCTCGTCAGAAACCGCGGCAGTTCAAATCGGCGAGTTGCTGATGCAGTAAAAGAAGCGCGGacagtaataataattctgctcatctttttatttgtaatCATTGTGCAGGTAGGTTATGACGTCGACACGTTTCTCCGCTCGTCGCAGTTTAATGCGTGCGTTTTACTGGCGGCGAAGGTTCCACTTCATGCGTGTTTGGTGCTAGCGTTGCTGACGTGTTTTCATGTTTACTGGACGTTTGCAGAAAGTTCGGCTCTTCCTTTAAGCCTGGGCCACACCCTGTCCCCGTCCACTTTATGGTCCAGATGCGAGGCGCTGGATGTCCTGGTTATTTCATAACTGCACCCTTTCTTTCATTCGAGCAGGATTTTCTTGGACTGGCATCGACCGGTAGACGCGCCCGAACAGTTCAGTATTTCACTGTTCCTCTGTGGCACTGGGCTGTAGTGAGGGCATTATGTTGGTGCTTCTGTTTAATGGTCCGTGCATCTAGTCACTCTGCTGAGGGACACGTACAACTTCACGCTGGGATGGTGACGTCGTCCATATCTCTTCTCTGGAATGCCAGAGCGAAGGATGTCACTGGGTGTGCCAGCGAGGTCTTAGTTGAATTGATCATCTCGCTCTGTTTCTCCTGTTTAGGATGAGCTCTGTGCTTGCGAATGATGAGAATCAGGGCTTCAGCCCTGGACCAGAACCGGGTTGTGACCTCTTTGCTGTAGAGCAGCCGACTGGGAGGCCTTCCATCCTGCGGCAGTCCCAGTTCGAGAACATCGCTAACAAAACTGTACCCAAGGGTGTCAAGGTCATTTTCAGCGGCCGTGGAGTTCATTTTTGAGAGTGACTTATTTTGTAGAACCGTTTTTGTTCtgattgctctttttttgtttaatctGCAGGTTTGTTTCCAGACTCCCAGAAGAGACCCTGTCTCCAAGAAGATTCTGTCCCCTGTTAAGAAAATGAGTGTTCTGGAGGACTGCACCAGAGCGCTGGAGTCCCTGAAACTGGCCGAGGAGTGagtacacgtttttttttttttttttttttttttttatttaaagcttccctgacatgaaaatgtgatgttgtttaatgtgagatgattgaacatttaatccgagttcccccagcctgtctatggtcctgcagtggctagaaatggtgataggtgtaaagagtgttttggtcattctgcttcaccgttcagtctgatctggaatatgtcccccttatgacatcataaggggaaaggttacctcccctttctcatgctttttccacccatagaatttcccgcccctcccctaaaacgtCTCCCTttcgtcatggcttccaaacatgtgaagcattgcagttgctctgtgattggatgtaaaaatgaacataaatgcTCCAGGTTTCCTGAGTATTTGATTATCTGTGATCGAAACATACCTGCATCGTCCTGGAATTCTGAGCAAATTCGAACTTTTCTGTGCAGGAGCTCAGGACCGCACGGTGGTGGGAATGTCCTGGTCACCCAGTCATCTTCAGGTGAAGTATCTGCTGGAATGTTAGCAGATGCCTTATCAAGCATGTGGTCAGGAGCACAAGTGGGGGAAAACAACCATTCTAAACAAACTGCTTACAGCGAAATAACTTCAGACGTTACATGCTTAGGAATAAACTCTGTAGATTCTACATAAGTCCTTCTGTCCACAGACTCTGGAGGATGTCCTGATGTTGAAGAACCCATACAGACCAGAGGAATTTATCAGCTGGATCTGGCCAACCTGGAGACTTGCAATCCGTTCCAGTCTTCCACTAAGATGGGCTTTTCTCCTGTTAAATCGTATGTTCAGGATCCTCCTGAACTGACCATGGGTTCCATAGGCCAGTCTGAGCCCAAGAATGTGTTCGGGAAGAACTCTGAAGGCGATTCAGCGCTAGACGATACGCTGCCCTTCATTCCTTCAGTGGAGAACTCTGTTACCGACGCGTCCGTGAACGTGAGCTCCACTGACAGCACTGTGGTCATTGAGATGAAGAACCCTCAAGTGATTCTCTCAGAACCACAGGTTCCTGAAGAGCCTTCAACTGTGGAACCTGCAGAACCAACCCTTTCAGCCAGAGGCTCATACAGTTTTGATTTTGACAACCTGGACTCTGTCAATCCCTTCAATACTGGAGGCTCCAAGCTCCAGAACTCTCCTTCACTGAGCCGGAAATCCGAGTCTCCCAAAGCTCCAAACAGCAGTCCAGAAGtcagccaggaagccccagtCCTGACTGCTCCTCAGTGTTCCTCTCAGACGTCTCCCCCTCAGACTGGTCCTGTCGTCCTCGAGTTCAACTTTGATGATTGTGTCAAACGCAAACCTCCTCCCAAAAGACTTGGCAAAAGGCCTCCAACAGTCCCTGAGAAGAAGCTGCCATCGCCCCTGAACCAGCTGGTGTCAGAGGATGCCCCGCCCACGGAAACCCCTCCTACTATGGAATCGCACACAAGTGATGTTGACAAGCTGGACAACCCCAACGTCTGTCCGTTCGGCTCCAAGTCAGAGGTTGTCTGCTCTCCCCCTGGCGGCTGCCTGGTGTCTGCTGACCAGACGTCTACTGAGCATGCTCAGAACCTGCCGCGGTGTGTGTCTGGATAAAAGAAACGAAAGAATCCGCCTCTTCCAGTCACAGACTGCTCTAATCATCTTGTTTCAATTCCAGGAACAGCGCGTCTCACGTGGAGGAACCTGCGGCTGTCAAACTGGTAACTGGGGGTCTTCTGCTCCAGGTCACGACCTTCCGCTCCTGCAGGGGCGCTGGGCTATAAACATCTGTAATACCTCCACAGGCAGAAGAGACCCAACCTGAGGTGGAGCTTCCGATCCCGGAGATCTCCAGCCGACCAGCCCAACCCAGCCTGCCCCAGCCTGACGAGTTCCGCTCGGCCCCGCAGGCCCACAGCGCCACCGCTggcgtggaggaggaggagtttgTTCCCGGAACCATGTGTAAGGGTTCTAAATTGCTAATTTGGTCTTTAAGATGGCGATATTTGGTGTGTTTATACAACTGTTGAAGCCTCACACCCTGCTTTATAGCGCTGTGCTTGGTGTTGGTTGGTCTCCTTGTAAAATAACCTGCACCTTCTCC includes the following:
- the LOC114802556 gene encoding transforming acidic coiled-coil-containing protein 3-like, which produces MSSVLANDENQGFSPGPEPGCDLFAVEQPTGRPSILRQSQFENIANKTVPKGVKVCFQTPRRDPVSKKILSPVKKMSVLEDCTRALESLKLAEESSGPHGGGNVLVTQSSSDSGGCPDVEEPIQTRGIYQLDLANLETCNPFQSSTKMGFSPVKSYVQDPPELTMGSIGQSEPKNVFGKNSEGDSALDDTLPFIPSVENSVTDASVNVSSTDSTVVIEMKNPQVILSEPQVPEEPSTVEPAEPTLSARGSYSFDFDNLDSVNPFNTGGSKLQNSPSLSRKSESPKAPNSSPEVSQEAPVLTAPQCSSQTSPPQTGPVVLEFNFDDCVKRKPPPKRLGKRPPTVPEKKLPSPLNQLVSEDAPPTETPPTMESHTSDVDKLDNPNVCPFGSKSEVVCSPPGGCLVSADQTSTEHAQNLPRNSASHVEEPAAVKLAEETQPEVELPIPEISSRPAQPSLPQPDEFRSAPQAHSATAGVEEEEFVPGTMFMPPDFDEQMDYLEQFGSSTFKESALRKQSLYLKFDPLLRESPKKTTAAASGVGVANLPRLSLFARMEPQKLLLLPPPADVRRDSGGLPLLGDVPEPAGLDVLESTFKQPLGTEDAIIELLKYSQRDMDAALAKAQEEGQQREEEWRLKYEELQQKNREMGTVVSEFEMFISGITEAHQAERGAAQEQLAAALEEVRKLQEELQVAQQEKQQALTDISSMERSFFDLVKRLDKYKEVIEGFKKNEETLKACAQDYMARIKKEEQRYQSVKAHAEEKINLANVEIAGVRAEVAGLQAQLKRDEVKRQSLEKNLEQKVREVEELTKLCDELIAKFQK